The genomic stretch tcatatagttgattatacgagtggattgataatttttgtaatccggagaaaggtactaaaaattattaatcgagaatagtggacgtaggtttcgacttgtgaaactgaaccacttcaaaatcctgtgtgtctctctttctctctctctttattattgttatttcgattttgcatttattgttaataatttaattagttgattttaatcaataaaatcaagtaattaatttatatcatatatttcgaaaaagcggtcatcgtttttaatactcaattcacccccccctctttcgtattcgatcaatagactccacatttatatttaatttgttaGTGCTTAATGACCCATTTGTTCACTATCCTCCATTATTAAGTGGTGTTGTTTATCATGATATGAGCTTTACCGtttcaaatttcgaaaaaatGGTTTTGCTAAGCACAACTATGATACTATTGCTGTCTACATTGCTTCTAGTAGCTTTTCCCGATACAGTGAATGCTTCCTTATCTGTACCAACCACCATGGTCACTACCGCTAAAGCGAAAAAGCCGGAATGCCAACGTAAGTGTGGGAAATTGACGATTCCATACCCGTTTGGTATCGATAAAGATTGTGCCATGGGAGACGAGTATATCATTACGTGTAATGAAGACAACAAAGTTTACATCCCTCAGTTTCTAGATACGGATTTACAAGTTTTAGAAATTTCCGAGACACAAGTGACAATAGCAGCTGGTGAGCCACTAGCCGAGTCTTGTAAGTCTTCCGAAAAGGGAAACACGTGGGGCAGCCTTGATTTATCCTGTATGTCACAAGTTTTAGAAATTTTATGATTTTCTCTGTATTTTCAATGAAAATTTACTCTGCCAAAACTCTTCTCAGATATTAATGAGTGTGCTAGTGATCCCTGTGATGGTACATGCGAAAACACCGAAGGAGGCTATAAATGTCATTGCCCGAGTGGTTTTTATCGCGATGGAAGGATAGACGGATTGGGATGTCGTCCAAGGAGTTTAAGACTAGTCTTCATTCTGGGTAGTTTAAGTTTTTCCATCTAGCTAATTATGTTCATGTTAAAACTTAAAAAGTATCTTCTATAAACTAATGTTATTCTTAATTGTAGGAAACTGTGTTGGCTTGGGGTTTATACTGTTTTTGATCGGAGGATACATGGCCTACCGTATTGCAAttagaagaaaagaaatcaagaAAAAGGCGACAAATTTTAAGCGGAATGGTGGCCTATTGTTGAAACAAAAGATGTCTTCTGAGGAACGTCTGGCGGAACAAACTCGACTTTTCACGTCAAAAGAGCTAGAGAAAGCGACTGATCAGTTCAATGCGGACAGAGTACTTGGCCGCGGAGGACAAGGTATTGTTTATAAGGGTATGTTAAGCGATGGAAATCTTGTTGCCATAAAGAAACATAAGATAGGAAGTAATAGTCCATTGGAGGATTTTATCAACGAAATTGCCATCTTATCGGAATTAAACCATAGGAATATAGTCAAGCTGATAGGGTGTTGTTTGGAGACGGATGTTCCATTACTAGTTTATGAGTTCGTTCCAAATGGAACACTTTCGAAGTTTATCCATGATCCACAAGAGGAGTTCCCGATCACATGGGGGATGCGGTTACAAATAGCATTAGATGTAGCCGGGGCACTGACTTATTTGCACTACGCTTCTTCTAAACCAATACTTCACAAAGACGTAAAATCCTCAAAtatactacttgatgctaagtaTAGAGCGAAACTTTCTGATTTTGGGACATCAAGATCCATTGCTATCGATCAAACCCACTTAACTACCCGAGTTCAAGGGACATTTGGGTATCTAGACCCAGAATATTTTCAATCAAGTAAATACACAGAAAAGAGCGATGTCTATAGTTTTGGGGTAGTTCTTGTAGAGCTTCTAACGGGGAAGAAAGCGGTTGTTCAAACTGAATCTGATAATGGGAGGAGCCTGGTATCATGGTTTCTATCAAGTATGGAGAACTCTGATTTATATGACATTTTGGCTGATCGAGTTGTGAATGAGGCTTCAAAAGAGACTATTTTAGCAATTGCAAAGCTGGCAAAACAATCTTTGAACATGGACGGGAGGCAAAGGCCGACAATGAGACAAGTTTCATTGGAGTTAGAGGCGATCAGTCATCATCAAGGAGCATCTATTTCATTTCTTAAGAGCATGTCTATGGCAAGAGAACAGATATTAATGGAAGGTACCGATATAATTGACGGTGGTGTTAATCCTAGGTCTCTTTGATGATGCAGTGTTCAATTCCAGCGCAAATGAGAAAGAATGCTCAAAGTAGTAAATGTTATATACTACTGATATGTATCATGCACTCTTTGTTTATATGACACATTTGAGTTTTATGTTTCCAATGTACAGTTTTGATTTGATTACCATGTAAAAAGGATGGCTTTCTTGTAGTCTGTTTTAAATTGTTCTTGAATTCGGAAAATTCACATGGTATCCTTAAACTTTGTCACTTTGCACGTGATACTCAGTATTTTACATTTGTGTACGTGGTATGCTCAAGGATTGATCTTTGTGTACAATATGCCATTTTTATCGTTATGAAATTTTTTAATTGTTCGGAACTGGATatttttcttttccaaattattCATAAGGGAAACTGCAATAGCATTGCGGACCACTGTTCAAATCATAAGAGCAAGAGACGTCGTTAGAATCATCAGATAGTGTATATACCCTGCAATTATAATACAGTAGGCAATTCCAGTAGGCAATCATCAGATAGTGTCTATAGGCTGTACTAAGCAGATGAATCAGAAATTATGCAGAATAGAACGATAACGAATGTAGCTATGTAGTGTACAATATAGGGTTCCTTGTTTGTGAGTTCATCCCTAACGGAACCCTTTATGAACATATCCTGATATCTGAGGTGAGGGTGATGATTTTCACATTAATTGGAAAATGCGCTTACAAATTGCAGCAGAACCAGCTGGTGCTGTTGCGTATAAGCGTATTTGCATTCATCTTTATCGTCTGAAATATACCATAGAGACATCAAGTCAAGCAATATACTTCTGGATGAAAAATACAGAGCAAAAGTTTCTGATTTTGGGACCTTTAGAGGCACTAACATTGCACAAACTCACGCGAATACTGCTGTTCAAGGAATCGAGGGTTATTTGGATCCCGAGTACTTTAAGACCAATCAATTCACCCAAAAAAGTAATGTCTCTATTACTCTATAGCATTGGTGTATAAACCAATATGACGAGATGGAAATGGGGGATGGATAAGCTTGGCAGTTGAGCTTCTTTCAACGATGGAAGATTCCCGACTTTTCAACATTCTAGACAGCAGAATTTCAGAAGAGGGAAAAGCCATAAAGAAGACGGGTTTCTGACATTTGCTGAAGTAGCCAGAAAATGGCTGAATATGAACCGGGAAACAATGGCTAACAATGAAAGAAATTGCAGTGCAATTAGATGTAATTCGATCCTCACAAATACCTATTTCGAAAGTAGTGAAAGCTAAAGAGAGCAAGCATTCCTTTCAGTAGAAGTATTTTTTTTTCTGTAAATGCTGGCTCAGTCGAGGTTCAGCCGCTCATGGGTCGGATGACTCATTGAGGTACATCCTGTAGAATTCTGTTTCTGTATTGCACAGAGGCAAATTTAGAAATATTTATTTCTGGACTCGCTCAAATATTTACTGTAATGGTTATTTACTGTAATGGTTATTTACTGTGATGCTTATATGCACCAATGTACTTTCAACTGATCAACTGTTTTACTTTAGTTAAGTTTCAGGCTAGTAGACTAAATTCATGTAATCAATCATGTGTATGAAGACGTGTTCATATTAAGGATATTTTTATATGTAAATTGATCGTCTTCTTGAATTTTGATCCACTTGTTCTCCAATATCGCTACCTACAATTGTCCCCTCGCTTCTCGTCTCAAAaccaaatttaaaaaaaaaaaactgaacacAAACACCAATAATAAGCCAACATGCCAGgtttattttaagaaaaagttATGTGGATGGCTTGACAAATCATGGCATGTTTGAAAAAGCATCTtggatgaaaaataaaataaaatgattaGGATTATAGAGGAGTTAATAATGTGAGTCATGTGCTGGCTTCACCTGTTCACATTTTattaatatataaatatcaacAAGGATAGGCGCCAATAGCAAAGAGTCGACCTCTAACCTTGAAGTCAGGGGTTCGATTCACATTGAGTTAAAATATAGCCATGTTGGTTTTTTTGGTATGCAAAATATAGATCTGTCCAGTGGTCTGCCCTGGCCTTGGACTGGGTAAGGCCTGCACTTAAACCTAAACTTTtatataccaaaaaaaaaaaaaaaaaaaaaaaacattttaagaTATTGTTAATTTGTTGTTGCTTAGTGACCCCAATTGTTAAGCACAATTACaggaataaataataaaaaatttCCTGAAAAAAGCTAACAATTCTTTTTACTAGTAAATCTCTTTTCAGATTGTTGTTCTCTGTTCAAACCAATCAAAGACATGGTTTTGCTAAGCACAACTATCTTAGTATTGCTATTTACATTGCTTCTACTAATTTTGTCAAATCTAGTGAATTGTTCATACTCTGTACCAACCACCATGCTCACCGCTACCAACCTGACAAAGCCGGGATGCCAGCGAAAGTGCGGGAATTTGACGATACCATATCCGTTTGGTATTAAAAAAGGTTGTGCCATGGGAGATGAGTATCTCATTAATTGTTATGAAGAAGACAACAAAGTTTACACCCCTCAATTTCTACAGAGTACTTCACAAGTAATGGAAATTTCCGAGACGCAGGTTATAGTGGCAGCTGGGGGACCCCTAGCCGAGTCATGTAACTCTTCCAAGAAGGGAAACACGTGGGGACACATTGATTTATCAGGAATGCCTTACGCGTTGTCGTCTACTGGCAACAAATTTATGGTCATTGGTTGCCATCATTACGGGTTGATTGAGGCGCGGACTGCTGCAGGGCGCAAGGTGTTTAGTTGTGTCGCCCTGTGTACGGAAAATGAGGATTTGCTTGACAGGTCATGTGCCGGGATTGGTTGTTGTCAAGTTCCGCTTCCAAAGGGGTTACAGAGCTTCAGTGCTAGTTTGGAGTTGATAAGATATAATACAAGTATATCATCAGGGAGTTGTAGTTATTCCTTTATTGTGGAACGTTCGAGTTTTGAGTTTCATGGGGCTATTGATCTGAAAGGGCCGGGATTTATAGACCGGCTTAATAATATGCCAGTTGCATTGGACTGGTTTGTTGCGAAAGATTCATGTAGGTCTGCTAAGAAGAACTCGAGTTCATATGCCTGCAAGAAGAATACCATTTGTGTTGATCTTAATAAGATCTTGGATGTTATGGGGTACAGATGCAAGTGTATCAACGGGTATGAAGGAAATCCTTATCTAAGTCCCGGTTGTACAGGTTTGTGTTTAATTTCGTCCCAAGTATTTTATAACATATTGCGTGAGGGACAAATCTCGTGATGTTCTCCATATCCTCAATCAAATTTTTACTAGTTGCTGAATTCCTTCTGGTTGTTGTAGAGTTGTGACCCTTATAAAACCGTATGTGTACTTTTTCTCAGATATTGATGAGTGTGCAAATGATCCTTGTGACGGTATATGCAAAAATGTCCAAGGAGGCTATAATTGTCATTGCCCGAGTGGtttttatggagatggaagaaaAGACGGTGTGGGATGTCGTGCAAGGAGTTTACGATTGGTTTTCATTCTGGGTAATGTATTTTAAGTTTTTCTATGTATCTAAGcacatatttttttttgtttaattacatGATTGCTCAGATCTGTAATGCTATTCTTCCATTGTAGGACTTTGTGTTGGCTTGGGGACTATATTACTTTTGATGGGAGGATATTGGGCCTACCTTACTGTAGTTAGAAGGAAAGAAATGAAGCAAAAGACGAGAAACTTTAAGCGGAATGGTGGTCTGTTGTTGAAAGAAAAGATGATGTCTCCAGAGGGACGTTTGGGAGAACAAACTCGACTTTTCACGGCAAATGAGCTAGAGAAAGCCACTGATCAGTTCAATGAAGACAGAATACTTGGCCGCGGAGGGCAAGGTATTGTGTATAAGGGTATGTTGAGTGATGGAAATCTTGTTGCTATAAAGAAACATAAGATAGGAAGTAACAGTTCGTTGGGGGATTTTATCAACGAAATTGCTATCTTGTCGGAAATAAATCATAGAAATATAGTCAAGCTGATAGGATGTTGCTTGGAGACGGATGTTCCCTTATTAGTTTATGAATTTGTTCCAAATGGAGTTCTCTCGAAGTTTGTCCATGATCCGCAAGAAGAGTTTCCGATCACATGGGAAATGCGGTTACAAATAGCGTTAGATGTGGCCGGTGCACTGACTTACTTGCACTCTGCATCCTCTAAACCAATCTTCCACAAAGAcataaaaacgtcaaatataCTACTCGATGCTAAATATAGAGCAAAACTGTCAGATTTTGGGACGTCAAGATCCATAGCTATTGATCAGACACACTTAACTACCCGAGTTCAAGGCACATTTGGGTACCTTGATCCGCAATATTTTCAATCAAATAAATACACAGAAAAGAGTGACGTCTACAGCTTTGGGGTAGTTCTTGTAGAGCTTTTGACCGGGAAGAAAGCGGTTGTTCAAACCGAATCTGATAATGGGAGAAGTCTAGTATCATGGTTCCTGTCAAGTATGGAGAACTCTGATTTATATGACATTTTGGCTGATCGAGTCGTGAACGAGGCTAAGAAAGAGACTATTTCAGCAATTGCAAATCTAGCAAGACAATCTTTGAACATGGACGGGAAACAAAGACCGACAATGAGACAAGTTCTGTTGGAGCTAGAGGCAATCAGTCATGACCAAGGAGCAACTATCTCATTTCTAAAGAGCGCATCAGCCGTTAGAGAGCAGGCACCAATGGGTACAAGTATCATTGATGGTGTTCATGATGATGCAAGTGTTCCTTGCTGTCTAGATGACACAACGCACAATTTCAGTATACACGAGGAAGAATGTTCAAAGTAGCGTATGTACCAACATGATGACACAACGCACAATTTCAGTTTTCTAATCTCATTTTGCAGTCTTGCTTTGATTTAAGCTTCCAGATATCATTTGTAAACTTTTGTACCTGAACTGCTCATAGGTCCTGTGTTTAACCTCGCGTCTCTTATATAGTCGTGAGCCTATACTAATTAGAGGAGAGCAAATCAAAACCGATTACTAGTGTTGCTTTGTAAAGTTGTGCCAGTATATAAACGCGGAATCTAGTTTACCAAAatctatttattttaattgtgAACCATCTTTTAATATGTTTCAATGTTTGTATAATTGTATCAGCAGCTTTATTCTAACCTGTTCTGCATTACTTGCCTCAGTGTTATAATCCTGCATTCTGCTCTTGCATCTTCCAGAGCTGTTGAACAATGCTTATCATATTCGGTCGTTCCTCCCCTTTCTTTGCTACACATGTCAATGCAAGCCGTGCAACCTGTCGAATCAGATCGTCTCTTGCTTCTTCCAACACTCCACTGTCAATCATCTCCGCCATGCTATTATTTTCCACAGCTGAGACGAAGACATCAACCAAGTCCGTCTCGTGCAAGGCCATCACAATAGGCTGCTTTCCTGTTAATAGCTCCAGCAACAACACCCCAAAACTGTACACATCACACTTCTCTGTCACCTTCTTAGTTTCGACATACTCAGGATCAATATACCCCGGAGTTCCTAGAACAGGCCATCTTTGAGTCGTCTCCCCTGGAGTGAGAGTCACAGAATACCCAAAATTTGATAACTTTGCATGAAATGACTGGTCGAGAAGTATGCTGAAAGATCGAACATTCCTATGTACTATCGGCCTAGACAGGGCAGTATGCATATAAGATAAAGCATATGCAGTGTCAGTTGCGACCCTTAACCGATCACACCATTTTATACGGTTGTTATTCACATGTAGAAGGTTAAAGAGGCTTCCATTTGGAAAGTACTCGTACACCATTATTGGAATATAAGTTTCGAGGCAACAACCATAGACCTTAATCAAGTTTTCATGATTCATGACCATTGCTGTCGCGGCTTCTGTCAAGTAGAGATCAATGAAATCTGAATTTAGCTGAAAATCTGTAGGGACTTTGACAGCCACAACTTGGTCCTCCATAACTCCTTTATAAACAGTGGATTCAATACCATCAAGAACAAGACTTGGATCATAGTTGTTTATAGCCTTCTCGATTTCGCTGATTGACAGTGTTTTCAGCTGCCTTGATCCTGTGTTTTGCCCTCTACTAAGAGCAAGTTGTTTTTCTAAGAAAATGTTTCCATTCAGGATGAAATACTTTTCCTTggattcaaattttgtctttatgTTGTTCTTTTTCTTTGTTTGTATTTGACCCATTACTATGCTTAAAATGGTATGAATGATCTTGGATTCGGTCTGTATAAATGTCTATGAATTCAAATTACGAGAAAGAAGGTGAAATAGCTCTCGTTTTTATGAGTGTGACACCAACCTTTGATGATGTCCATGATAGAATATGGCTTTGTTGACTTTCTGCAATTTAGCAACTTTATAAGAGGCAATTGCATTAGAAATTACATATGGCTTTGTTGACTTCCTGCAATTAATCTTGACAAAATAGGTCACTTCACATTACAAGACAATACCAACAATTACATATTTTATACACTCATTCAACCCTCATGCATGCTTATAAATATTATTGCTTGTGAAGCACTCTGATCTGATAAGCAAAATGACCTATTATACTAGTCGCGCTTCTTTTTATTATAAAGTAGCCGTCATTTGATATAATTCTCAACACAATTTTCATTTTCCATTCAAAAAggtacaaagaccaaggaaaaaggAAGGGCCAATTACCAAATGACAAGTG from Silene latifolia isolate original U9 population chromosome 5, ASM4854445v1, whole genome shotgun sequence encodes the following:
- the LOC141655663 gene encoding wall-associated receptor kinase-like 2, with amino-acid sequence MGQIQTKKKNNIKTKFESKEKYFILNGNIFLEKQLALSRGQNTGSRQLKTLSISEIEKAINNYDPSLVLDGIESTVYKGVMEDQVVAVKVPTDFQLNSDFIDLYLTEAATAMVMNHENLIKVYGCCLETYIPIMVYEYFPNGSLFNLLHVNNNRIKWCDRLRVATDTAYALSYMHTALSRPIVHRNVRSFSILLDQSFHAKLSNFGYSVTLTPGETTQRWPVLGTPGYIDPEYVETKKVTEKCDVYSFGVLLLELLTGKQPIVMALHETDLVDVFVSAVENNSMAEMIDSGVLEEARDDLIRQVARLALTCVAKKGEERPNMISIVQQLWKMQEQNAGL
- the LOC141655661 gene encoding wall-associated receptor kinase-like 1 translates to MVLLSTTMILLLSTLLLVAFPDTVNASLSVPTTMVTTAKAKKPECQRKCGKLTIPYPFGIDKDCAMGDEYIITCNEDNKVYIPQFLDTDLQVLEISETQVTIAAGEPLAESCKSSEKGNTWGSLDLSYINECASDPCDGTCENTEGGYKCHCPSGFYRDGRIDGLGCRPRSLRLVFILGNCVGLGFILFLIGGYMAYRIAIRRKEIKKKATNFKRNGGLLLKQKMSSEERLAEQTRLFTSKELEKATDQFNADRVLGRGGQGIVYKGMLSDGNLVAIKKHKIGSNSPLEDFINEIAILSELNHRNIVKLIGCCLETDVPLLVYEFVPNGTLSKFIHDPQEEFPITWGMRLQIALDVAGALTYLHYASSKPILHKDVKSSNILLDAKYRAKLSDFGTSRSIAIDQTHLTTRVQGTFGYLDPEYFQSSKYTEKSDVYSFGVVLVELLTGKKAVVQTESDNGRSLVSWFLSSMENSDLYDILADRVVNEASKETILAIAKLAKQSLNMDGRQRPTMRQVSLELEAISHHQGASISFLKSMSMAREQILMEGTDIIDGGVNPRSL
- the LOC141657703 gene encoding wall-associated receptor kinase-like 8, whose amino-acid sequence is MVLLSTTILVLLFTLLLLILSNLVNCSYSVPTTMLTATNLTKPGCQRKCGNLTIPYPFGIKKGCAMGDEYLINCYEEDNKVYTPQFLQSTSQVMEISETQVIVAAGGPLAESCNSSKKGNTWGHIDLSGMPYALSSTGNKFMVIGCHHYGLIEARTAAGRKVFSCVALCTENEDLLDRSCAGIGCCQVPLPKGLQSFSASLELIRYNTSISSGSCSYSFIVERSSFEFHGAIDLKGPGFIDRLNNMPVALDWFVAKDSCRSAKKNSSSYACKKNTICVDLNKILDVMGYRCKCINGYEGNPYLSPGCTDIDECANDPCDGICKNVQGGYNCHCPSGFYGDGRKDGVGCRARSLRLVFILGLCVGLGTILLLMGGYWAYLTVVRRKEMKQKTRNFKRNGGLLLKEKMMSPEGRLGEQTRLFTANELEKATDQFNEDRILGRGGQGIVYKGMLSDGNLVAIKKHKIGSNSSLGDFINEIAILSEINHRNIVKLIGCCLETDVPLLVYEFVPNGVLSKFVHDPQEEFPITWEMRLQIALDVAGALTYLHSASSKPIFHKDIKTSNILLDAKYRAKLSDFGTSRSIAIDQTHLTTRVQGTFGYLDPQYFQSNKYTEKSDVYSFGVVLVELLTGKKAVVQTESDNGRSLVSWFLSSMENSDLYDILADRVVNEAKKETISAIANLARQSLNMDGKQRPTMRQVLLELEAISHDQGATISFLKSASAVREQAPMGTSIIDGVHDDASVPCCLDDTTHNFSIHEEECSK